In Ruminiclostridium papyrosolvens DSM 2782, the following proteins share a genomic window:
- the modD gene encoding ModD protein, with protein MYISDEMIERFIKEDIPYLDLTTLVLGIGSKLGQIRFMAREDMVLSAAEEVRRIFGKLGINVSRLLPTGTLVKKEETFIIADGLATNLHMAWKVSLNLLEYCCGIATKTKNLVDKAKSINPDVAIVATRKSFPGTKELAVKSVVAGGGYPHRLGLSETILIFKQHMNFMGGLEELPKEIKQIRSNAYEKKIIVEVENKAEAIMLAEAGVDGIQFDKVPASDLKQIVDSIRRINPNITLIAAGGINGGNVQEYADTGVDTIATTSVYFGKPADIKVTMERL; from the coding sequence ATGTATATAAGTGATGAAATGATTGAACGTTTTATAAAGGAAGATATACCTTATTTGGATTTAACGACTCTTGTATTGGGTATTGGAAGTAAATTAGGTCAGATCCGTTTTATGGCAAGGGAGGATATGGTCTTGTCTGCTGCAGAAGAGGTTAGGAGGATATTTGGAAAACTTGGAATAAACGTAAGCCGATTATTGCCAACAGGTACCTTGGTTAAGAAAGAAGAAACTTTTATCATAGCAGATGGATTGGCAACCAATCTTCATATGGCTTGGAAGGTTTCCTTGAACCTTCTGGAATACTGTTGTGGCATAGCAACAAAAACAAAAAATCTTGTTGATAAGGCAAAGTCAATTAATCCTGATGTAGCGATTGTTGCCACAAGAAAATCATTTCCCGGAACAAAGGAGCTGGCAGTAAAATCTGTTGTAGCCGGGGGTGGTTACCCCCACAGGCTTGGATTGTCTGAAACCATATTGATTTTTAAGCAGCATATGAACTTTATGGGTGGTTTGGAGGAGTTGCCAAAAGAGATAAAGCAAATAAGAAGTAATGCTTATGAAAAGAAAATAATAGTTGAAGTTGAGAATAAGGCAGAGGCTATTATGCTTGCAGAGGCAGGAGTAGACGGTATTCAGTTTGATAAGGTACCTGCTTCAGATTTAAAACAAATAGTTGATAGTATTAGAAGAATCAACCCAAATATTACTTTAATAGCTGCCGGTGGGATAAATGGGGGTAATGTGCAGGAGTACGCAGACACAGGTGTTGATACTATCGCAACTACCTCCGTCTATTTTGGAAAACCTGCTGACATTAAGGTTACTATGGAAAGATTATGA
- a CDS encoding ABC transporter substrate-binding protein → MNTISKNNFMSDILKSYPETTDRMNLLALLPCPLKLPLQEAFSKFVQKNNLKNLEYLIEGNANNQYSYYSFVEQLEDIDEIPDIVISPGINSFYYKNFVDKFIDKGLFVSVSQNTPNNLLSQIGVNDPGGNYTVIAMNLLVMVVDKLKIGNQSIPQSWGDLLQPEFEKKVAIRGQNNSFCETTLLTLFKQFGFEGVRKLGKAVKYGWHPSQMAKLAGSNSNDSPVISVMPYFFTKTIKHKENVEVVWPKDGAIISPVTMLVKADKAKELKQITEFFTGAEVGRICAAASFPTMHPEIDNKLPQSANLNWIGWEFIKEYDIGGLMTDLNRQFLKAFI, encoded by the coding sequence ATGAATACAATAAGCAAAAACAATTTTATGAGTGATATTTTAAAAAGTTATCCGGAAACAACGGATAGAATGAACTTGCTGGCATTGCTGCCGTGTCCTTTAAAGCTACCGTTGCAGGAGGCCTTTAGTAAATTTGTTCAGAAAAATAACTTAAAGAATCTGGAATATTTAATTGAAGGTAATGCGAACAACCAATACTCATATTACAGTTTTGTAGAGCAGTTGGAGGATATTGATGAAATACCTGATATTGTTATATCGCCGGGTATAAATAGTTTTTATTATAAAAATTTTGTTGATAAATTTATAGACAAAGGCCTTTTTGTCAGTGTATCACAAAACACACCCAATAATCTGTTGTCCCAAATTGGAGTTAATGACCCTGGAGGGAATTATACTGTTATTGCTATGAATCTGCTTGTAATGGTTGTTGACAAGCTTAAAATTGGGAATCAATCAATTCCGCAATCATGGGGTGATTTGCTGCAGCCTGAATTTGAAAAAAAAGTTGCAATACGAGGGCAGAATAATTCTTTTTGTGAGACAACATTGCTTACTTTATTCAAGCAGTTTGGATTTGAGGGAGTCAGAAAACTCGGCAAGGCAGTTAAGTATGGTTGGCACCCTTCGCAAATGGCAAAGTTAGCAGGAAGCAATAGTAACGATTCACCTGTCATAAGTGTTATGCCATATTTTTTCACCAAAACCATAAAGCACAAAGAAAATGTTGAAGTAGTCTGGCCAAAAGACGGCGCAATCATTAGCCCGGTTACTATGCTTGTGAAAGCTGATAAGGCAAAAGAATTAAAGCAGATAACAGAGTTTTTTACCGGGGCTGAAGTGGGGCGTATTTGTGCAGCTGCCAGCTTTCCAACAATGCATCCGGAGATTGATAATAAGCTGCCGCAAAGTGCCAACTTAAACTGGATTGGGTGGGAATTTATTAAGGAATATGACATAGGCGGGCTAATGACAGATTTAAACCGACAATTTCTTAAAGCTTTTATATAA
- a CDS encoding CLI_3235 family bacteriocin precursor: protein MKKLGKKIHSCHRTIEAYAGCDWYGYTCGRRTADYVYDYQNKNR from the coding sequence ATGAAAAAGCTAGGTAAAAAAATACATAGTTGTCACAGAACTATAGAGGCATATGCTGGCTGTGATTGGTATGGCTACACATGTGGTCGTAGGACTGCAGATTATGTGTATGATTATCAAAATAAGAATAGGTAA
- a CDS encoding ATP-binding cassette domain-containing protein: MKEYILSTALREIFREHNYAQDFFSSIGISDASVGLGIEAFLNTLDDSCLDDCGMEREQIVSHFILFMEKMAELKEKPDFTISEIAVVGGHDKSGNSENITLTMKPGEIISIVGPTGSGKSRLLADIECLAQGDTPTGRHVLLNGKAPAYDKRFSVEHKLVAQLSQNMNFIMDLTVGEFLAMHAESRMAPDIEYIVKTIAQCANELAGEKFTMKTAVTALSGGQSRALMIADTALLSRSPIVLIDEIENAGVDRKKALELLVKKEKIVLMATHDPILALMGNKRIVIRNGGMSKIIETGNVERENLELLQHMDARIVELRNRLRNGGKIDFNVGDFFELEKVR, encoded by the coding sequence ATGAAGGAATATATATTGTCCACAGCACTGAGGGAGATATTCAGAGAACATAACTATGCGCAGGATTTCTTTAGCTCTATAGGAATATCGGATGCCTCTGTAGGACTTGGCATTGAAGCTTTTCTGAATACTCTTGATGACAGCTGCCTTGATGATTGTGGAATGGAACGTGAACAGATTGTAAGCCACTTTATTTTGTTTATGGAAAAGATGGCAGAGCTTAAAGAAAAGCCTGATTTTACAATAAGTGAAATTGCGGTGGTAGGAGGCCATGATAAATCGGGAAATAGTGAAAATATCACTTTGACTATGAAGCCCGGGGAGATTATATCCATTGTGGGACCCACGGGCTCAGGAAAAAGCAGACTGCTGGCAGATATAGAGTGTCTTGCTCAAGGAGATACTCCTACAGGCAGGCATGTTCTTTTAAACGGAAAAGCACCAGCCTATGATAAGAGATTTTCTGTAGAGCATAAGCTTGTGGCTCAGCTGTCTCAAAATATGAATTTTATTATGGATTTGACAGTGGGAGAATTCTTAGCCATGCATGCTGAAAGCCGTATGGCCCCGGATATTGAATATATTGTGAAAACTATTGCACAATGTGCAAATGAGCTGGCGGGAGAAAAGTTTACCATGAAAACGGCAGTTACAGCCTTAAGCGGAGGGCAATCCAGAGCCCTTATGATAGCAGATACTGCACTTCTGAGCAGATCTCCCATTGTATTGATTGATGAGATTGAGAATGCCGGAGTTGACCGTAAGAAAGCCTTGGAGCTTCTTGTTAAAAAGGAAAAAATAGTATTGATGGCTACCCACGACCCCATTCTTGCCTTGATGGGCAATAAAAGAATTGTGATTCGCAACGGCGGAATGAGTAAGATTATAGAAACCGGCAATGTGGAGAGAGAGAATCTTGAACTGCTGCAGCATATGGATGCAAGAATAGTGGAGCTTCGCAACAGGCTTAGAAATGGTGGGAAAATAGACTTTAATGTAGGTGATTTTTTTGAATTAGAGAAAGTAAGGTGA
- a CDS encoding aminoacyl-histidine dipeptidase: MTDILKNIQPVEVFKYFEKLTQIPRGSGNEKEVSDYLVSFAKEHNLEYVQDSALNVVIRKKAAQGFENSPAVVLQGHMDMVCEKNKAIEHDFAKDPLKLRIIDDMLYATDTTLGADNGIAVAMGLAILASDEYQHPPIELLVTTSEETGMGGAMALEPENLEGRILINIDSEEEGTLLVSCAGGRTVRTTIPAVREAVDENLVPYMVKISGLKGGHSGMEIDKERGNSNKLMGRILMSVLYETDFRLSSLNGGSKHNAIPRESDAVILVRTNDKALVEKKISECEKMFKTELRTSDPDVRVEFEILPDRPDEMFSKQSTINTVNYLYLLINGVTSMSMDIKGLVESSLNLGVITTLKDSIEFISSIRSSVRSLKEELTNRLIVTAKLNGGSVATESDYPEWAYNPTSKIRAAFEAVYEKMYKKKPEITAIHAGLECGLFAEKFEELDAISFGPNLYDVHTPNEHMSISSVQRMWEYLLAVLKNIK; encoded by the coding sequence ATGACAGACATACTTAAAAACATACAACCTGTTGAGGTGTTTAAATACTTTGAAAAGCTTACGCAAATTCCAAGAGGGTCGGGGAATGAAAAAGAGGTCAGCGATTATCTGGTATCCTTTGCAAAAGAACATAATCTGGAGTATGTACAGGATTCGGCACTAAATGTTGTTATAAGAAAGAAGGCAGCACAGGGATTTGAAAACAGCCCTGCTGTTGTTTTGCAAGGACATATGGATATGGTGTGTGAAAAAAATAAAGCTATAGAGCATGATTTTGCCAAAGACCCACTAAAGTTAAGAATAATTGATGACATGCTATATGCCACGGATACAACTTTAGGAGCTGATAATGGAATAGCGGTTGCCATGGGATTGGCAATTCTGGCTTCTGACGAATATCAACATCCGCCAATAGAATTACTAGTCACCACTTCCGAAGAAACAGGAATGGGTGGAGCTATGGCATTGGAACCTGAAAATTTAGAAGGAAGAATACTTATTAACATAGATTCAGAAGAAGAGGGTACTCTTTTGGTGAGCTGTGCAGGCGGACGCACAGTCAGAACAACAATTCCTGCAGTGAGGGAAGCTGTAGACGAGAACCTTGTTCCATATATGGTGAAAATCAGCGGGTTAAAAGGCGGACACTCGGGAATGGAGATAGATAAAGAGAGAGGAAACTCAAATAAACTGATGGGTCGTATACTTATGTCTGTTTTATATGAAACGGATTTTAGACTCAGCTCATTAAACGGAGGCTCAAAACATAACGCAATTCCACGTGAGTCAGACGCTGTTATTTTAGTAAGAACTAATGATAAAGCCTTAGTTGAGAAAAAAATATCTGAATGTGAAAAAATGTTTAAAACTGAACTGAGAACCTCGGACCCCGATGTAAGAGTGGAATTTGAGATTTTGCCGGACCGCCCGGATGAAATGTTTTCAAAACAATCAACTATTAACACAGTTAACTATTTGTATCTGCTGATAAATGGGGTAACTTCCATGAGCATGGATATTAAGGGGTTAGTGGAAAGCTCCTTGAACCTTGGGGTAATTACGACTTTAAAAGATAGTATAGAATTTATAAGCTCAATCAGAAGTTCAGTTAGAAGCTTAAAGGAGGAATTAACTAATAGGCTTATTGTGACTGCCAAACTAAATGGAGGAAGTGTTGCAACAGAATCAGATTACCCTGAATGGGCATATAATCCCACTTCAAAAATCAGAGCAGCTTTTGAAGCTGTATATGAAAAAATGTATAAAAAGAAGCCTGAAATAACAGCGATACATGCAGGACTTGAGTGTGGGCTGTTTGCTGAGAAATTTGAGGAACTGGATGCAATTTCATTCGGCCCAAATCTATATGACGTTCACACGCCAAATGAGCATATGAGTATTTCTTCGGTTCAGAGGATGTGGGAATATTTATTGGCGGTACTAAAGAATATAAAATAA
- a CDS encoding ABC transporter ATP-binding protein, which produces MRLEVKNAVCGYGAKKVVENISLSVETGEILCLLGPNGVGKTTFFKSILGFLKLMDGEVLLNGDNINSLTKRKVAKLIGYVPQAHTPPFPFTVLDVVVMGRTAHMGMFASPSTKDIEIAEKALNTLGISSLKNCIYTEISGGERQMVLIARALTQQPKILIMDEPTSSLDFGNQIRVLEQINRLSRKGIGVIMTSHFPNHVFLCSSKVALLQRNQIFTVGSVDEVVTEENLRSAYGINVRITGIEDSKGSIIKACIPLIS; this is translated from the coding sequence ATGAGACTGGAAGTAAAAAATGCCGTTTGTGGTTACGGAGCAAAAAAAGTAGTAGAAAACATATCCTTAAGCGTTGAAACCGGGGAGATTCTGTGCCTGCTTGGGCCTAATGGTGTTGGAAAAACAACCTTCTTTAAGAGTATTCTGGGTTTTTTGAAGCTTATGGATGGAGAAGTACTGCTAAATGGGGATAACATTAATAGTCTTACTAAAAGAAAGGTTGCAAAACTTATCGGATATGTTCCTCAGGCTCATACTCCTCCATTTCCTTTTACTGTTTTGGATGTTGTGGTGATGGGAAGGACTGCTCATATGGGCATGTTCGCTTCTCCTTCAACAAAGGATATAGAGATTGCAGAAAAAGCATTGAATACTCTGGGTATTTCGTCTTTAAAAAATTGTATTTATACGGAAATCAGTGGTGGAGAGCGGCAAATGGTGCTGATTGCACGTGCTCTGACACAACAGCCCAAGATACTCATTATGGATGAGCCGACTTCCAGTCTGGATTTTGGAAACCAAATCAGGGTGCTGGAGCAAATTAATAGACTTTCAAGAAAGGGTATAGGAGTCATAATGACTTCCCATTTTCCAAACCACGTTTTTCTATGTTCTTCTAAGGTAGCCTTGTTGCAGAGAAATCAGATTTTTACAGTTGGAAGCGTTGACGAGGTTGTCACGGAAGAAAATCTGAGGTCCGCATATGGAATAAATGTGAGAATAACCGGTATAGAGGATTCGAAAGGAAGTATTATTAAAGCCTGTATTCCTCTTATTAGTTAG
- a CDS encoding FecCD family ABC transporter permease → MGFVNEIIVKKNVKTFSIHNEEKSGARVGYITIVLAVMPIVAFVISFTLGRYGISLSEILNMFFSKIFGKEVTWTATTETVIFNVRLPRILAAMLVGGALSVSGASYQGLFKNPMVSPDILGASAGAGFGAAVGILLSLGIAGIQVTSFLFGLGAVALTFIISTIIGKGNNAVLVLVLTGMVVSTLFTSFISMTKYLADPYSKLPAITFWLMGGLSTISMNDINIIIFPLLLGAVPIILLRWKLNVLSFGEEEAKALGIDTSVIRVIIIICSTLLTAASVSICGMIGWVGLIIPHLARMLVGPNYKVLLPASFFIGSTYLLIVDDVARSSFALEIPLGILTSLIGAPFFIYLLIKGKRGWI, encoded by the coding sequence ATGGGATTTGTTAATGAAATTATAGTAAAGAAGAATGTAAAAACGTTTAGTATCCACAATGAAGAAAAATCCGGAGCAAGAGTAGGTTATATTACAATTGTTTTAGCTGTCATGCCCATTGTAGCATTTGTCATATCCTTTACTTTAGGAAGATACGGGATATCATTGAGTGAAATTTTAAACATGTTTTTTTCTAAAATTTTCGGGAAGGAAGTTACTTGGACAGCTACAACAGAAACAGTTATATTTAATGTCAGACTTCCAAGAATACTTGCAGCTATGCTGGTAGGAGGAGCATTATCTGTCTCAGGTGCCTCATATCAGGGCTTGTTTAAAAATCCAATGGTATCTCCCGACATACTTGGAGCATCTGCAGGAGCCGGGTTTGGAGCAGCAGTAGGAATTCTCTTGTCCTTGGGTATTGCAGGAATACAAGTAACTTCCTTCCTTTTTGGGCTAGGGGCCGTGGCTTTAACATTTATCATCAGTACTATAATTGGAAAAGGGAACAATGCAGTTTTGGTATTGGTACTGACAGGAATGGTGGTTTCCACGTTGTTTACTTCCTTTATTTCAATGACGAAATATCTGGCAGACCCGTACAGCAAGCTTCCCGCAATAACCTTCTGGCTCATGGGAGGGTTGTCCACCATAAGTATGAATGACATAAATATTATTATTTTCCCTCTTTTACTTGGAGCTGTACCCATAATTCTTCTAAGATGGAAACTCAATGTTTTATCCTTTGGTGAAGAGGAGGCAAAAGCATTAGGAATTGATACCTCGGTAATCAGAGTAATTATAATCATCTGTTCTACCTTGTTAACGGCTGCTTCTGTTTCCATATGCGGTATGATTGGATGGGTGGGACTCATCATACCACATCTTGCCAGAATGCTTGTGGGACCCAACTATAAGGTTCTGCTGCCGGCGTCGTTTTTTATTGGAAGTACATATCTTCTTATTGTAGATGATGTGGCCAGAAGCAGCTTTGCTTTGGAGATTCCGCTGGGCATACTTACCTCCTTAATAGGTGCTCCATTTTTCATTTATCTTTTGATTAAAGGAAAGAGGGGATGGATATGA
- a CDS encoding GTP-binding protein, with product MRFITVSGPPSSGKTSVILKTLEAIRTETHRVGIVKFDCLSTYDDQLYMKAGFPVKVGLSGNLCPDHFFISNVEACIDWAYRKKLDFLISESAGLCNRCSPHIKEVLAVCVIDCLSGVNTPKKVGPMLKLADIVVITKGDIVSQAEREVFCFKVKQANPKAFITFVNGITGQGAFDLAVKLKGAPDVFNLEGKRLRFSMPAALCSYCLGETRIGEDYQTGNLKKMDFEDVV from the coding sequence ATGAGATTCATTACAGTATCAGGTCCGCCCTCATCCGGGAAAACCTCAGTCATATTAAAGACACTGGAAGCTATAAGAACAGAAACTCATAGAGTTGGCATTGTCAAGTTTGACTGTCTTTCAACCTATGATGATCAATTGTATATGAAGGCAGGATTTCCGGTGAAGGTGGGACTTTCAGGCAATTTGTGTCCGGATCACTTCTTTATCAGCAATGTGGAAGCCTGTATTGATTGGGCTTACCGTAAGAAACTTGATTTTTTGATTAGTGAAAGTGCCGGGTTATGCAACCGTTGCTCTCCACATATAAAAGAAGTTCTGGCAGTATGTGTCATAGATTGTCTCTCAGGCGTGAACACGCCAAAGAAGGTAGGCCCAATGCTCAAGCTTGCAGATATTGTTGTCATAACCAAGGGAGATATTGTATCTCAGGCTGAAAGAGAAGTTTTCTGCTTCAAAGTAAAGCAGGCAAATCCTAAGGCTTTCATTACTTTTGTTAATGGTATAACAGGGCAGGGCGCTTTTGATTTAGCTGTCAAGCTTAAGGGAGCACCCGACGTGTTTAATCTTGAAGGAAAGCGTCTGAGGTTTTCAATGCCGGCAGCACTGTGCTCTTATTGCTTGGGTGAGACAAGGATAGGAGAGGATTACCAGACCGGTAATCTCAAAAAGATGGATTTTGAGGATGTGGTCTAA
- a CDS encoding ABC transporter substrate-binding protein: protein MKNKVFLKTITFILTAAFMLAGCGGTDKNKYEQPASSAISQENEVKAEKSKEILDMAGRRVKVPSEIKKAYATSQIGIIALYTLNPDKLAGWGFALSESDKQFISEKYYELPVLGVWSGKNGTGNVEEIIKVHPDIIFSIGTIDSSQKDLSDKIQVQTGIPVVMLDAPLEKLDIMYEKLGDIMGEKDRAKELGDYCAKTIADINKFKLKIPHGKQLKVYYAEGAKGLETDPKGSFHTEVLDFAGGINVAEVPKQSGFGRSAVSLEQLLKWNPEVIVVGYDKDAKSGFFKDIYTTPEWKSIKAVKDKKVYAIPNKPFDWFDRPPSVNRILGVKWLANLLYPEYVNLNIDNEVKDFYDKFYHKKLTEQEVKNLLTEARGR, encoded by the coding sequence ATGAAAAATAAAGTATTTTTAAAAACTATTACTTTTATACTGACAGCAGCTTTTATGCTTGCAGGCTGTGGAGGTACGGATAAAAATAAGTATGAACAGCCTGCCTCTTCTGCAATCAGTCAGGAGAATGAGGTTAAAGCTGAAAAAAGCAAAGAGATACTTGATATGGCAGGACGAAGAGTAAAGGTTCCAAGTGAAATCAAAAAGGCTTATGCCACAAGTCAGATAGGAATTATTGCGCTATACACCCTCAACCCTGACAAGCTCGCCGGATGGGGATTCGCTTTATCGGAATCGGATAAACAGTTTATATCAGAAAAGTATTATGAGTTACCCGTGCTGGGAGTATGGTCAGGAAAGAACGGAACAGGAAATGTAGAAGAAATCATTAAGGTACATCCTGACATTATTTTTTCAATAGGTACAATCGACAGCTCTCAAAAAGATTTGTCCGATAAAATACAGGTGCAAACAGGAATACCCGTTGTAATGCTGGATGCTCCGCTTGAAAAACTCGATATAATGTATGAGAAATTGGGAGATATCATGGGTGAAAAAGACCGTGCTAAAGAGCTTGGAGATTATTGTGCAAAGACGATTGCCGATATTAACAAGTTCAAGCTCAAAATTCCTCATGGAAAACAGCTTAAGGTGTATTACGCAGAAGGAGCCAAAGGACTTGAAACTGATCCGAAAGGTTCTTTCCATACAGAGGTACTTGATTTTGCAGGCGGAATAAACGTTGCAGAGGTTCCTAAGCAGAGTGGCTTTGGCAGGTCGGCAGTTTCATTGGAGCAACTGCTGAAATGGAATCCTGAGGTTATTGTTGTAGGTTATGACAAGGATGCGAAGTCCGGCTTTTTCAAAGACATATATACTACGCCTGAATGGAAGAGTATCAAAGCTGTAAAGGATAAAAAAGTTTATGCTATACCCAATAAGCCCTTTGACTGGTTTGACAGGCCGCCGTCTGTTAATCGTATCTTAGGTGTAAAGTGGCTGGCTAACCTACTGTATCCTGAGTATGTAAACCTGAATATTGATAATGAAGTAAAGGATTTTTACGATAAATTTTATCACAAGAAGCTTACAGAACAAGAGGTTAAGAACCTGCTGACAGAGGCTCGCGGCAGATAA
- the ccpM gene encoding Cys-rich peptide radical SAM maturase CcpM, with product MIVLNSFIHLFKTPGGHYFYDVNKNVILSLSEEQYKILEYYRKSDETDKCTSEFNAQAIESIKHLRDLGFLSEKRPKEMYHPLNDTILSHLNNKVSKITLQITKQCNLRCKYCIYSGDYENRVHSNEKMTLDTARKGIDFYIEHSKDNEKALLAFYGGEPLLEFEFIKNCVEYFEEKAEGKNIYFSLTTNATLLNEEIVEYFQKHSVHLLISLDGSSEIHNRNRVYRDDKGTFEKVLENLEMIKTKFPDFLSKNIAFNAVLDPQNEFSCVNNFFTDFELAKEASVMASQISNLYRKDTVKASKEYISEIEYEIFKIFLSELGYLDEKYTSKLLSKEYVERKVRYSRLQMRDELPDRIHHGGPCVAGVQRLFVDVDGNFYPCERVSESSPQMKIGNINDGFDVNKIKTLLNIGKLSENKCVDCWALMFCDLCAAAADDIDGLSTEKKVSKCSGVIDTADSMFKDICTLREFGAELGKEIYALDMIE from the coding sequence GTGATAGTTTTGAATTCTTTCATACATCTGTTTAAAACTCCGGGAGGGCATTATTTTTATGATGTCAATAAAAACGTGATTCTTAGCTTATCAGAAGAACAATATAAGATACTCGAGTACTACAGAAAAAGTGATGAAACTGATAAATGTACCTCGGAATTTAACGCACAAGCGATAGAGTCAATTAAGCATTTGCGTGATTTGGGTTTCTTGTCGGAAAAAAGACCAAAGGAAATGTACCATCCATTAAATGATACGATTCTAAGTCACCTTAATAATAAAGTTAGTAAGATTACACTACAAATAACAAAGCAATGTAATCTCAGGTGTAAATACTGCATATATTCGGGAGATTATGAGAATAGGGTTCATTCAAACGAGAAAATGACTCTTGATACAGCCAGAAAGGGAATAGATTTTTATATTGAGCATTCAAAGGATAATGAGAAAGCCTTGCTGGCATTTTATGGTGGTGAGCCGCTGCTTGAATTTGAATTCATAAAAAATTGTGTTGAGTATTTTGAAGAAAAAGCTGAAGGAAAAAATATTTACTTTTCATTGACTACAAATGCAACCCTTTTAAATGAAGAAATTGTAGAATATTTTCAAAAGCATAGTGTACATTTACTAATAAGTCTTGATGGTTCTTCTGAAATACATAACAGAAATAGGGTATATAGAGACGATAAAGGGACCTTTGAAAAGGTACTGGAAAACCTGGAGATGATTAAAACTAAATTTCCTGATTTTTTAAGTAAAAATATTGCTTTTAATGCTGTGTTAGATCCTCAGAACGAGTTTAGCTGTGTAAATAATTTTTTTACTGATTTTGAATTAGCAAAAGAAGCAAGTGTTATGGCATCACAAATATCTAATTTATACAGAAAAGATACTGTAAAGGCATCTAAAGAATATATATCTGAAATTGAATATGAAATTTTTAAGATATTTTTATCAGAGCTTGGCTATTTGGATGAAAAATACACATCTAAACTACTGTCAAAGGAATATGTGGAAAGAAAAGTTAGATACAGCCGATTGCAGATGAGAGATGAACTACCTGATAGAATTCATCATGGAGGGCCATGCGTAGCAGGAGTTCAAAGATTGTTCGTAGATGTTGACGGTAATTTCTATCCTTGTGAAAGGGTTAGTGAATCATCGCCCCAAATGAAAATAGGAAATATAAATGATGGTTTTGATGTTAATAAAATTAAAACTTTGCTAAATATAGGGAAATTAAGTGAAAATAAGTGTGTAGACTGTTGGGCACTTATGTTTTGTGATTTATGTGCAGCGGCAGCAGATGATATAGATGGCCTGTCAACAGAAAAAAAGGTTTCAAAATGCAGTGGTGTAATAGACACAGCTGATAGTATGTTTAAGGATATTTGTACTTTAAGGGAATTTGGGGCTGAATTAGGCAAAGAGATTTATGCTTTGGATATGATCGAGTGA